The Synergistaceae bacterium genome includes a window with the following:
- the infB gene encoding translation initiation factor IF-2, giving the protein MNNNKIRIYDLARKLNKSNKELLTVLQQLDVPVKSHSSSIDEDIAQTVENLINEASAEKTERAGKTSKSQDRSRDRDRDRDRRPQNNQERKQERPEKILQPSHKQDRREQKFNKPQQKPNTPAPEKKPAPAPVIKPEPVKPPVKLEERPPIITVMGHVDHGKTTLLDKIRNASVAAHEAGGITQHIGAYVVMQDKKKIVFLDTPGHEAFTAMRARGANVTDIVILVIGADDGVMPQTREAIAHIKAAGVPLVVAINKIDKQGAKPDRVRQQLSEMGIYTEGWGGDVGAVEISAKQGIGVSDLLERVLLEAEMQELKANPNASPEGVVIEARLDKGKGPVATVIVKEGTLKAGDIILFDSTWGKIRALFDWSGKGVKEAPPSTPVEILGLVDVPNPGESFRVVKTDKEARDAIDAAKVSERDSTGENKKASLEDLYSNLQEGQLPHINLVIKCDVQGSLEALCGVLEKLATNEVGVSIVHRGVGRIAESDVMLASASNAIIIGFNVRPDSNAKRMAEVNGVEIRIYNVIYDVIDEIKAAMGGLLKPTLREESLGEVEIRKIFNAPKVGRIAGSHVTKGVIKRTAKVRVIHDGIVIWDGKIASLRHEKDEAREIRAGMDCGICLEGFQDFKEGDILEVYDVIEEKRSL; this is encoded by the coding sequence GTGAATAATAATAAGATAAGAATCTACGATTTAGCCAGAAAATTAAATAAATCCAACAAGGAATTATTAACAGTTTTGCAGCAGCTTGACGTACCTGTAAAATCGCACTCAAGCTCAATAGATGAAGATATAGCCCAAACTGTAGAGAATCTCATCAATGAGGCCAGCGCAGAAAAAACCGAACGAGCCGGCAAGACTTCTAAATCACAAGACAGATCACGAGACAGGGACAGGGATAGAGACAGACGACCGCAGAATAATCAAGAACGAAAACAAGAGAGGCCGGAAAAAATTTTACAGCCTTCACATAAACAAGACCGGCGCGAACAAAAATTTAATAAACCTCAACAGAAACCGAATACACCTGCTCCCGAAAAAAAGCCCGCACCAGCACCCGTTATCAAGCCTGAACCCGTCAAACCTCCTGTAAAACTTGAAGAACGCCCCCCGATTATTACAGTAATGGGACATGTAGATCACGGCAAAACAACTTTATTAGACAAAATAAGAAATGCAAGTGTCGCAGCTCATGAGGCAGGCGGAATTACTCAGCACATCGGAGCATATGTCGTCATGCAGGACAAGAAAAAAATTGTTTTCCTCGATACCCCCGGCCACGAGGCTTTTACAGCAATGAGAGCTAGAGGAGCAAATGTTACTGATATTGTAATTCTCGTTATCGGTGCTGATGATGGAGTAATGCCCCAAACACGTGAAGCAATCGCACACATTAAGGCCGCTGGAGTTCCCTTAGTCGTCGCAATAAATAAAATCGACAAGCAGGGCGCGAAACCTGATAGAGTCCGTCAGCAGTTGTCAGAAATGGGAATTTACACAGAGGGCTGGGGCGGTGATGTCGGAGCAGTAGAAATCTCGGCCAAGCAGGGAATCGGAGTCTCTGATTTACTCGAACGCGTTTTACTCGAAGCAGAAATGCAGGAACTCAAAGCTAATCCCAATGCATCGCCTGAAGGTGTAGTAATCGAAGCAAGACTCGACAAAGGCAAAGGCCCCGTCGCTACAGTAATCGTTAAAGAAGGCACACTCAAAGCAGGCGACATAATTTTATTTGACTCAACGTGGGGAAAAATCCGCGCTTTATTCGATTGGTCAGGCAAAGGAGTCAAAGAAGCTCCCCCAAGCACACCCGTTGAAATTTTAGGGCTCGTTGATGTACCTAATCCGGGCGAATCGTTTCGAGTTGTCAAGACAGATAAAGAAGCTAGAGACGCTATCGACGCAGCAAAAGTTTCTGAACGCGACTCAACCGGCGAAAATAAGAAAGCAAGTCTTGAAGATTTATACTCAAATTTGCAGGAGGGTCAATTACCGCACATAAATTTAGTTATCAAATGCGACGTGCAGGGATCTCTTGAAGCTCTCTGCGGTGTGCTTGAGAAATTAGCTACAAATGAAGTCGGAGTCTCAATCGTTCATCGCGGAGTCGGAAGAATCGCGGAAAGTGATGTAATGTTAGCGTCTGCATCGAATGCAATAATCATAGGCTTTAACGTCAGGCCCGACTCGAACGCAAAACGCATGGCAGAAGTAAACGGCGTAGAAATCAGAATCTATAATGTAATTTATGACGTAATAGACGAAATAAAAGCTGCTATGGGCGGATTATTGAAGCCAACTTTACGCGAGGAGTCATTAGGCGAAGTAGAAATCAGAAAAATTTTCAACGCTCCCAAAGTCGGCAGAATCGCAGGTTCTCACGTTACTAAAGGAGTCATTAAGCGCACTGCAAAAGTTAGAGTCATTCATGACGGCATTGTAATATGGGACGGGAAAATCGCATCATTGAGGCACGAGAAAGACGAGGCGCGCGAAATTCGTGCAGGGATGGACTGCGGGATCTGTCTCGAAGGCTTCCAAGATTTTAAAGAAGGCGATATTCTCGAAGTCTATGATGTAATAGAGGAGAAGAGATCTCTATAA
- a CDS encoding DUF448 domain-containing protein, producing MTYSTTKHIPARSCVVCRAKGSKRDLIRIVKSPDGRAVIDISGKLPGRGCYICPDTECIERAIKSGTLARSLGINEIDSLFWDELREHSKNFAPNTKLKLCSILGLARKSGTLLIGADKIESSKHKNLLIAADDCSDGIKKFLESKHVIFPGMSIKELSESVGSKGGVQVIGLPVSSGFAKKICSLLNIERSMPCE from the coding sequence ATGACGTATTCAACGACTAAGCATATACCGGCGAGATCTTGTGTAGTCTGCCGCGCAAAAGGGTCTAAACGCGATTTGATTCGTATTGTGAAGAGTCCCGACGGCCGCGCAGTAATTGATATTTCCGGCAAACTTCCGGGCAGAGGCTGTTATATCTGTCCGGATACTGAATGCATAGAACGCGCAATAAAATCAGGCACTCTAGCACGCTCACTCGGAATAAATGAGATTGACTCTTTATTCTGGGATGAACTGAGGGAACACTCGAAAAATTTTGCGCCTAACACGAAATTAAAACTTTGCTCGATTCTGGGACTCGCGAGGAAGTCAGGCACGTTATTAATCGGAGCTGACAAAATCGAAAGCTCAAAGCATAAAAATTTATTGATCGCTGCTGATGACTGCTCGGACGGAATAAAAAAATTTCTTGAATCAAAGCATGTGATTTTTCCCGGAATGAGCATTAAAGAATTATCGGAATCTGTAGGCTCTAAAGGCGGAGTACAAGTTATCGGGCTGCCGGTGAGCTCAGGTTTCGCGAAAAAAATTTGTTCACTATTAAATATTGAGAGGAGTATGCCATGTGAATAA
- the nusA gene encoding transcription termination/antitermination protein NusA — MKLGRKFIDALDTLSEERGLDVNVIISTLEAALSSAYKKYQSGEQNIEITIDHDSGDILINELRDVVDKVEDNDTQITLQDAKRYDKDAEIGGTIKIERNPTDFGRIAAQTARQVIAQRLRDEERKVVYTAFADKVGEIVTGTVYKNEGDQTIIQLNDKTDAVLVRKEKIQGERYNLGASMKFYVLDVKKSTRGPKIMLSRTHPGLLRKLMEVEIPEIQQGIIEIKSIVRDGGARAKVSLSTLDPNVDPVGACVGNGGARIKAISSALKGEKIDVIVYDDDPLKYISAALAPAQVARVEPVLDTERSAVAYVYPDQLSLAIGKLGQNVRLAAKLTGWKIDIKAVEPDRMPTLKDIFHDVFND; from the coding sequence ATGAAGCTTGGCCGCAAGTTTATTGATGCTCTCGATACTCTTTCGGAAGAACGGGGGCTTGACGTAAATGTGATAATCTCGACTCTTGAGGCTGCTTTGTCATCAGCTTACAAGAAATATCAATCGGGAGAGCAAAATATAGAAATTACCATAGATCACGATTCGGGCGATATTCTCATAAATGAATTGCGCGATGTCGTAGATAAAGTAGAGGATAACGACACTCAAATAACTTTGCAGGACGCGAAAAGATACGACAAAGACGCTGAAATCGGCGGAACTATCAAAATCGAACGCAACCCGACTGACTTCGGACGAATAGCAGCTCAGACAGCAAGACAAGTTATCGCCCAGCGTTTACGAGACGAAGAACGAAAAGTAGTCTACACTGCATTTGCTGATAAAGTCGGCGAAATTGTAACCGGCACAGTTTACAAGAACGAAGGCGATCAAACAATTATACAGCTCAATGACAAGACCGACGCTGTGTTAGTTCGCAAAGAAAAAATACAGGGTGAACGCTATAATCTCGGTGCAAGCATGAAATTTTATGTGCTTGACGTGAAGAAATCAACGCGAGGCCCTAAAATAATGCTCTCTAGGACTCATCCGGGGTTATTGCGCAAATTAATGGAAGTTGAGATCCCCGAAATTCAGCAGGGCATTATCGAAATAAAAAGTATCGTACGTGATGGAGGAGCGCGCGCAAAAGTTTCTCTCTCGACATTAGATCCCAACGTTGACCCCGTCGGAGCTTGTGTCGGTAATGGAGGCGCACGAATTAAGGCCATCAGCAGCGCACTTAAAGGCGAAAAAATTGACGTTATTGTTTATGATGATGACCCGTTAAAATATATTTCTGCTGCGTTAGCTCCTGCACAGGTCGCAAGAGTTGAGCCCGTTTTAGATACTGAACGTTCGGCAGTTGCTTACGTTTATCCGGATCAATTATCGCTGGCAATAGGGAAGCTCGGACAAAATGTCAGACTCGCCGCAAAATTAACCGGTTGGAAGATTGACATTAAAGCCGTTGAGCCCGACAGAATGCCTACATTGAAAGATATTTTCCATGACGTATTCAACGACTAA
- a CDS encoding ribosome maturation factor RimP — protein sequence MTIENFLAQIELIVTKLGYECVHAGIKTEFGRLKLQILIDTLGGINAGDCELVSGHVNKFLDANQDLPALDNGRYYLEVSSPGIERPLYKIADYIRFQGREARVRLNELLDGRKTFTGEIVSADDSQIILLCDGKNINIPFAIIKGGNLIFRFDDEESNKPSKKRNRRTKK from the coding sequence ATGACAATAGAAAATTTTTTAGCACAAATAGAATTAATTGTTACGAAATTGGGTTATGAATGCGTCCATGCCGGAATAAAAACGGAGTTCGGCCGCCTTAAGCTGCAAATATTAATTGACACTCTCGGAGGCATTAACGCGGGAGACTGCGAGCTTGTGTCGGGTCATGTAAATAAATTTCTCGACGCTAATCAGGATTTACCCGCACTCGATAACGGGCGTTATTATCTCGAAGTCAGTTCACCAGGCATAGAGAGACCATTATATAAAATCGCTGACTACATAAGATTTCAGGGACGCGAGGCAAGAGTCAGACTCAATGAATTACTTGACGGGCGAAAAACGTTCACGGGCGAAATTGTCAGCGCAGACGACTCACAAATAATTTTGCTCTGTGATGGGAAAAATATAAATATACCATTTGCAATTATTAAAGGAGGAAATTTAATTTTCAGGTTCGACGATGAAGAATCAAATAAGCCCAGCAAAAAACGAAACAGGAGGACAAAGAAATGA